Genomic window (Halorientalis sp. LT38):
AGACGACGCCGCCCATCGCGACGGCGATGGCGCCGATCCGGGCCGTGCGGCCGAGCAGGTAGCCCATCTCCAGATTCAGTTCGCGGTGGATGTAGTAGACGTTGACCGCGGTGTAGGCCGAGTAGGTGACGACGGTGGCGACGGCGGCGCCCATCACGCCGTAGATGGGGATCAGGAGCAGGTTCAGGACGACGTTGCTCCCGGCGGCGGTCCCGCGGGCGATGGCCCGGATGCGGGCCAGGCCGAGGTAGTCCAGGCCGTTGCCGGTGATCTTGTGGATCGCGCGGACGATGACGAAGAAGCTGAACAGCTGGAGGACGGGGACGGCGCCGAGGTAGTCGGTGCCGACGAGGATCCGGATCGCGGGCTCGGCGACCAGCGCCAGGCCGACGGCGGCGGGGAGGTACAGTAGGAGGACGTTCTCCATCGAGCGCTCGTACAGCGTGGCCGCGCGCTCGGTCGCGTCGTCTGCGTGCTGGTCCCCGAGCGCGGGGGAGATGGTGAAGCCCAGGGCGGTGGCGGGGACGATACAGAAGTCGGCGATCTGTTTCGCGAGGGTGTAGAAGCCGACGGCGACGGGGCCGATCAGCACCCCGAGCAACACCTTGTCGACGCGGCTGTCGAGGACGACGCTGAGCCGCGTCGCCGCCGTCGGGACGCTGTACTCGAGGATGCGGCGGGTGAGGTCGGCCGCCGGCTCCGTGGCGACCGCGAGGTCCGCGAGCAGGCGGTACTTGAGCACGAGGAGGCCGACCACCGAGCCGGCGACGTAGCCGAGGACGTAGCCGCCGAAGGCACCGAGAGCGCCGAACCCGAGCAGGACGAACCCGACGGCGCAGAGCAGGCGGGTCAGGGAGTTGACGACGCTGATGAGCGCGGAGTGTTCGACCCGGTTGAACCCCTGGAAGACGTTCGTGAGGTAGGAGTAGACCGCGCGGGCGGCGACGAAGACCGCGCCGAGCAGGAGGAACGGTTCCAGGGCGGGATCGCGCAGCAGCGTGGCGAGTGGGCGGTGGACGAGTGCGACGACGATCGCGACGGCCGCGGTCAGCACGGCCAGGAAGGAGAGGGAGATCCGGATCACGTGGGGGACCTGGGACTCGTCGGTCGCGAGGAACTCGGTGACGTACCGGCCGGTCGACTTCGGGAGCCCCAGCGTCGCCACCATCGACCCGATGGAGAGCGCCGAGATGGCGAAGTAGAGCAGGCCGTAGGCCGCGGGATCGAGCAGGTAGCGGGTCAGCGCGAACAGCAGGACGGCGTTGGCCAGCGCGTAGACGACCCGCGCACCGAAGTAGGCCTTGACGCCCCGGACGACGCGTGTTGTCAGGTCCATCAGTCGACGTAGTAGAGTCTGAAGTCACCGTTCGAGCGGACGCGGTGGATCCCCGGCGTCGTCCGCAGGCCACGGAACCCCGAGAGGGAGTACCGGAAGCCGTCGTAGAGGGCGACCTCCTGCACCCGGTTTCGGTCGGTAACCGGGAGATACCGGTCGCGCTCGTAGTGCGTCGAGAGGTTCGAGTTGAACACCGGCCCCGGTATCCCCTCCTCTTTGCCCTCGAACAGCTTGCCGCCGGGCGTGCGGTCGGTGAAGGTCGTCCCGTAGGTGGCGTCGACGAACCGGCGGGGGCCGCCCCGGATCCCGGCGTACTCCACGGCCGGGTCGCGGTGCTCGAAGGAGTTCTGGTAGCCGTGCATGCTCGTTTCGGTCACCTGATCGGAGGGCTGGAAGATGTAGGGCGAGCCGTGGACGTGGGCGGCCTGGGCGGCGAGCAGGCCGGTGAACAGCAGGACGGCGGCGAAGCGCATCGTCCGCCAGGAGGGCCACGGGATCGACAGGGGGACGCCGTCGACGAGGCCGACCGCGGCGAGGATCGTGACGACGACCATCGCCGCGCCGAGATACCGGAAGGGCAGGACGGAGATGCTCGCGGCGAAGAAGACGAGGAAGGTCCCCGAGAGCAGCGCCAGCCCGCCGGCCAGGTACCGGAGAAGGGTCCCCCGGCGGGCCGGGTCGTCGAGCCGACCGAGCCAGCCCGCCAGCACGACGAACCCGGCGACGATCGACAGCAGCAGACTCACGCCGAACAGTTTCGCGAACAGTTCGACGACGCTCCCGCCCAGGATGTCCAGCGAACTGGCCCGGCTGGTCACCTCGTTGCCGACCGGCTCGACGCCGAGCAGGCCGCTGATCAGCCCGCTCGTCGCGCCGTAGAACCGCTCGAACCGCGGGGCCCACAGGAGGAAGGCGGCCGTCGCCAGGAACATCGGGGCGTAGAAGGGGCGCTGTCTGCTGATCGCGTGGTCGGGGACCCACCGCCGAAAGAGCCACTGGACGGCGACGATCGCCCCGAACAGGAGCAGGACGCTCCCGGCCTGCTGGGGGTGGAGGAGGACGACGGTGACGGAGGCCAGTCCGAGCAGGAGGCCGACGCCCGTCACGGCACGCGGGAAGCCCGAGTCGGGCAGGTCCAGATACCGGATCGCCAGGTAGACGATGAAGGGGACGAAGAAGATGGCCTGGCTGGTCGGATAGGGTTCGAGGAAGACGGAGACGTTGTTGATCGGCAGGAGGAAGGCGCCGGCGACGACGCCGGTCGGCAGCGCCCACCGGGAGTCGGCGATCGCCCGGACGCTCAGCGCGGTGAACGCGACGAACAGCGCGGTGAACGCGACCACGACGTACAGCATCGCCCGCGTGAGCGGGACCCCGAGCGTCCGGCTCGTGAACACGGCGATCGAGTGGATCCCGGGGTAGAGGAAGCCGAAGGGGCTGAGGCGGTCGCTGGCCAGCAGGCGAGCGAACCCGAGGTGGCTCAGCGAGTCGCCGACCCCCCAGAAGTAGTAGTTCCGGAGGATCGGCAGGCCGGCGACGGCGAGCACGCTCGTGCCGAGGAGGACGAGCGCGCCGGTCCGGACCCCGCGGGTCACCGCGGGGTTGTAGGCGACGAACAGTGCGAGGACGACCGCCAGTCCGAGGCCGGCCCAGAAGGCCGTCGGCGTCGCGGCGTACACGTCGAGTTCGTACCGGCGGCCGGGGTCGGTCCAGGCCGCGAGCGCGGCCGCGCCGAAGGCCAGATAGCCCAGCGCCAGCGCCAGTCGCGCCGAGCGAACCGGTTCAGTAGCCATGCGTCCTCCGTGTCGCGGTGTACGGGTCGGTCGCTGTCGATCCTGTCATTGTGAACTCCTGAGTGGTCCGCGACGGACCGGGTCAGTCGTCGTCGAGCACGGCGTCGTAGACGTCGCGGATGCGCTCGCCCATGCGATCGAGGCTCAGTTCTCGCGCGTGCTCGCGCCCGTTCGATCGCCCGTCGGCGCGCAGCACCTCGACGAGCCCCTCGACCAGCTCCGCGTCCGTGCGGCCGACGGCCGAGGGCGTGACGCCGTCGAGCCGTTCCGGCACGTCGCCCACGGCCGTCGCGACGATGGGCGTGTTGCAGGCCATCGCCTCCTTGACCGTGTTGGGCGACCCCTCCCGCCTGGAGGTCAACAGCAGCGCGTCGGCGGCGTTCATGTACGTCGGCATCTCGTCGTGGGGCACGTCCGAGATGGTGTGGAGCGTGATCGAGCCGTCGAGTCGCTCCCGTGCCCCCTCGACGACGCGCTCGGCGCGGGGGAAATCCTTGACGTCGCGTTTGGGCGGGTACGGGAAGAGGACGTGTCTGTCCGAGCCCGACCAGTCGAGGGCGGCGCGGGCCGCTGTCTGGGACTGGGGCGCGAACGTCTCCAGGTCGATGCCGTGGGGGATGACGTAGCAGTCCCGGTCGAGTTCGGCGGCCATCCGCTCGGACATGACGATCACGGCGTCGGCGTGCGGGACGAGCCGTCTCGTCACCCAGCCGTACTCCCCGAGCAGGTCCGAGCCCCACAGCGAGAGGACGACCGGGAGTCGCGGCTGGACGATCGCGGGCGGCGCCGTGAGGCCGTAGTTGGCGTGGATCAGGTCGTAGTCCCCGAGGGTGTGGCGAAACGCCCGGGTCGAGAAGCGCGCGTAGTCGAAGATCGAGCGGGTGCCGGTGGTGCCGGCCTTCACCGAGTTGCTGTGGCTCTTGCCGGGCACGGGGACGGTCCGCGTGGCGACGCCGAAGTCGGCGAGCGTGCGCAGTTGCCGCTTGTAGAACGTGGCCTCCTGGTTGGTCACGAAGCTCAGGACGTCGAGCGGGCGCGCGGCGGCGTCGGTCCGGGCGTCGTCCCGGTGGCGGCTACTGAGGGTCACCGAACTAGCGCCTGGTAGGTCTTTTTCGCGAGGTCCATCGTTCGACCGCCCGATTCGACCACGTAGTAGGGCACCAGATCCGCGCCGAACTTGCTCTTGTACTGGCAGAGCCGTTCGGTGTTCGCACCCATCAGGTCGTAGGTGGACACCGACTCCCGGGGTGGATCCTCGATCACGTCTTCGATGACTCGCCAGTGGATGAGGCTGTTGAGGCCGACGCCCTCGTGGACGGTCCGGGTGCCGCCCTGCCAGAAGTAGGCGGCATCGTTGGAGTAGAGCACGGTGATCCCGGTGAGGAACTGCCCCGTCCCGTCGCGGGCGACGTAGATCCGGGCGCGGTCGTTCTCCAGCATCGACGCGACGAGGTCCGAGACGTACTCCCACGAGAGTTTGTAGCCCCGGTCTTGCTCCTCGTAGCGCGCGCGGGTCTGTTCGTAGACGGCCCGGGCGTCGTCGAGGCCGCCGCGATCGACGGTGACGTCCAGGTCCTCGGCGTCACGGATGTCTCGCCGGAGGCTCTTGCTGAAGTCCTTGCGCACCGATTCGGGCTCGCGATCCTCGAGATCGAGCTGATAGGTGAACTGCGTCCCGAGGTCGAAATCCTGCCAGCGGAACGGCCTCGGGTCTGCATACGTCGTATTACAGAGCATACGAAACAGTTCGAGCGGTGAATCGCTCTCGATCTCGTCGAGGACGGCCTCGGTGAACCGCCGGTTGACCTGTTCCTGTTTGCGGCGCTTCGGACTGTTGGGCATCAACACGGGACCGAGTCGCGGGACGCCCATGGCCGGCGGGGGCGAGAACACGAGCGTGCTGAACAGCCGCTCGTCGACCACCACTGGCATGAGCCCGACGGGTTGATCGCCCTTGTACCCCGCGAACAGTCGGAGGTCGCCGTCGACGTGTTCCCCGAGCACCTCGAGGGCGGCCGGCGCGTGGAACACCTCGAAGCCCTCAGCTGGAAGCACCGACTCCCACTCGTCGATATCGATGGGTTCGACTCGCATCGCTGACTCTGCCAGCGAAACGCCGGAGCACCCCTTTGTTATCGTCGGCCTACCGTCGTTGCGGGGGGGACTGGGGGTCGGCGGTCGCCGGATGGTCCATGCTGGCGTACAGCTCACCGACCGGGCCGACCCAGGCGTCGAGTTCGAGCGCCCGCTCGATCAGTCGCCGGTAGAGCCGCTGGTAGCCGGTGTAGTCGTCGCTGAAGTACCGCGGGTGCCAGAGCACCGACATGGCCGCGTCGTTCTCGCGAGCCTCGCACAGAAGCGACTCACAGACCCGCCAGGCCCGCTCCGGATGCTGGCCCGGATCGGGGAGGGTCTGCTCCATGAGCGTCACAGGGAAGACGACGAAGGCGTCGTCGAACGGCCGGAAGGGCTCGTACCGGTCGCGGAAGCCGAACGAGTCCCGCGAGCCGGGCGTGGCGTCGTAGCGCAACCCGACCGCCCGCTGGCGCAGCCAGGTGCCGGGCCGCTCGAGGTTCAGGTAGTGCTGGCGCACGCCCCGGATCTCGTGGCCGAGGATGCCCTCGATGCGGCGTTTCTCCTCGGCCAGCAACGTCGCGTCCCGGTAGGACTCGAAGGAGCCGTGGAGGCCGACCTCCCAGCCGTTCCCGTCGAGGCGCTCGATGATCGCCCGGATCTCCGGGTTCGAAAGCGAGTAGCGACCGGCGTAGAGCTGCCAGGCGGTCGGGTTGAGCAGGTCCGACGCCGGACGGTCGGAAAACAGCGACTGCTCGTGGAGGAAGTACCAGCTCGACCGGACGCCGTGGGCCGCCTCGATGTCCATCACCCGGTCGA
Coding sequences:
- a CDS encoding lipid II:glycine glycyltransferase FemX — its product is MRVEPIDIDEWESVLPAEGFEVFHAPAALEVLGEHVDGDLRLFAGYKGDQPVGLMPVVVDERLFSTLVFSPPPAMGVPRLGPVLMPNSPKRRKQEQVNRRFTEAVLDEIESDSPLELFRMLCNTTYADPRPFRWQDFDLGTQFTYQLDLEDREPESVRKDFSKSLRRDIRDAEDLDVTVDRGGLDDARAVYEQTRARYEEQDRGYKLSWEYVSDLVASMLENDRARIYVARDGTGQFLTGITVLYSNDAAYFWQGGTRTVHEGVGLNSLIHWRVIEDVIEDPPRESVSTYDLMGANTERLCQYKSKFGADLVPYYVVESGGRTMDLAKKTYQALVR
- a CDS encoding polysaccharide deacetylase family protein, with product MSWLDGTVADGASFALCLTHDVDRPFKTYQSLYYAVTERDPTHMLDLLPSRDPYWTFDRVMDIEAAHGVRSSWYFLHEQSLFSDRPASDLLNPTAWQLYAGRYSLSNPEIRAIIERLDGNGWEVGLHGSFESYRDATLLAEEKRRIEGILGHEIRGVRQHYLNLERPGTWLRQRAVGLRYDATPGSRDSFGFRDRYEPFRPFDDAFVVFPVTLMEQTLPDPGQHPERAWRVCESLLCEARENDAAMSVLWHPRYFSDDYTGYQRLYRRLIERALELDAWVGPVGELYASMDHPATADPQSPPQRR
- a CDS encoding flippase, translating into MDLTTRVVRGVKAYFGARVVYALANAVLLFALTRYLLDPAAYGLLYFAISALSIGSMVATLGLPKSTGRYVTEFLATDESQVPHVIRISLSFLAVLTAAVAIVVALVHRPLATLLRDPALEPFLLLGAVFVAARAVYSYLTNVFQGFNRVEHSALISVVNSLTRLLCAVGFVLLGFGALGAFGGYVLGYVAGSVVGLLVLKYRLLADLAVATEPAADLTRRILEYSVPTAATRLSVVLDSRVDKVLLGVLIGPVAVGFYTLAKQIADFCIVPATALGFTISPALGDQHADDATERAATLYERSMENVLLLYLPAAVGLALVAEPAIRILVGTDYLGAVPVLQLFSFFVIVRAIHKITGNGLDYLGLARIRAIARGTAAGSNVVLNLLLIPIYGVMGAAVATVVTYSAYTAVNVYYIHRELNLEMGYLLGRTARIGAIAVAMGGVVWPLIPHVSGVLTLAGAVLVGGAVWAGLAIASGLLDLGEMRGLLA
- a CDS encoding glycosyltransferase, translating into MTLSSRHRDDARTDAAARPLDVLSFVTNQEATFYKRQLRTLADFGVATRTVPVPGKSHSNSVKAGTTGTRSIFDYARFSTRAFRHTLGDYDLIHANYGLTAPPAIVQPRLPVVLSLWGSDLLGEYGWVTRRLVPHADAVIVMSERMAAELDRDCYVIPHGIDLETFAPQSQTAARAALDWSGSDRHVLFPYPPKRDVKDFPRAERVVEGARERLDGSITLHTISDVPHDEMPTYMNAADALLLTSRREGSPNTVKEAMACNTPIVATAVGDVPERLDGVTPSAVGRTDAELVEGLVEVLRADGRSNGREHARELSLDRMGERIRDVYDAVLDDD